ACGAGCTCCGTGATACTGCGCCGGCAGGACAAAAGGCGGTTTGGCCGTTTTGCGGTCGTAGAAAGCCCAGCCGAGCACCAGCGCCAGACCGAGAACGGCGACCCAGAGCGGGGCGACGGGCAGGGCGGCAAGCAGGCCGTCCTGAACCTTGCCCACGGCCCGGAGTTTGGCCACCAACGGGCTGAGAAATCCCTTCTGGCTGGCCACGCCGACGATCATGAACGAAAACAGCGACATGAAACCGGCAAGACGCCCGTCGCCGACCTTGACCAGGGTCGTCGTGATACAGCCGTTCGCGATCAGGGCCCCCAGACCGAACAGCAGACCGCCGATGACCGTCGCCGCGAGGGGAAACGCCTTGGGTTCGGGCATCGCCAGCACGCCGGCGCGGATCAGCGAGAAATACACCACACTCTGAGTGAAGATGATCAGCAGCATCGAAATCAGGCCGCTGCGCCGCTTTTCCATGTACACGTCGCGCAGGCCGCCCGCAAGGCACATGCGGCTCCTTTTCAGCAGAAAGCCGAACAGAAAACCGGGAATAAGTCCCGCCCACATAAATATCACTCCTCCGATAAAATCAACTCGCGCGTTGG
The Pyramidobacter piscolens W5455 DNA segment above includes these coding regions:
- a CDS encoding YeeE/YedE family protein, which produces MWAGLIPGFLFGFLLKRSRMCLAGGLRDVYMEKRRSGLISMLLIIFTQSVVYFSLIRAGVLAMPEPKAFPLAATVIGGLLFGLGALIANGCITTTLVKVGDGRLAGFMSLFSFMIVGVASQKGFLSPLVAKLRAVGKVQDGLLAALPVAPLWVAVLGLALVLGWAFYDRKTAKPPFVLPAQYHGARHLFFEKIWSVYAAAVLIGVFAGLSYAFSKTMTGTPSAWGITGGVTGWLRAMTEGGAVKWAQFFVLGIVLGSFVCTYGSGEFSFKGTDGATLLRAMAGGALMAFGSVLGGGCIVGHGLSGTARLSLTSWVAFASITLGIWAGVRLFYKDAIVTKK